The nucleotide sequence CAGCACCAGCCGCTGACCCTCGCCGATCCGCTCGTAGATCTTCTGCAGACTGTCCGCCAGGCGGTCCTGCCGGGCGCGCATCGAATCCTGACCCGGATAGTTCGTCCCGTCCGCCAGCCAGATCTTCAGATCCCGCGACCCGGTCTCGTTCATCACGTCGATGCACTCGAAATGGTGATCGATCGCCTTCTGCCGGATCCGGTCATCCGCGTGGGTGACCGAACCGAACTTGAAATCGTCGTCCTGGAACGTGTTCGAATTCACCGTCCCCAACTCGACCCCGTTGTCCTCCGCGTGCTTACGCAGATCGGCGTACGAATCGACCCGGTCCCACGGGATGTGCAGCGCGACCGTCGGCGCGAGCCCGGTGCGCTTGTGCACCTGCGCGGCGTCCGAGATCTTCTCGAACGGGTCGCGGGCGGTGCCTGGCGTCCCGAACACGCGGAACCGCGTGCCCGAGTTGCCGAACGCCCAGCTCGGCAGCTCGATCGCCTGCAGCGCTAGCTGGTCCCGGATCTCGACGGGGAGGGTCATGGGAGTTTCGCTTTCTCTCTGCCGCTGCGGGATGCGCGGCCGCGGTTGTGGTCGGAGCGGTCGCCGGTCAGCGGGCCACGTCGGCGACGGCCGGGAGGGCGGTCGTCTCGGTCGTGCGCCCGGCGCCGATGGTCTGGTCGTCGCGTCCGGGGAGCCGGAGCACACCCTCCACGCCGTCGGGAAGCTCGGCCTCGACGGTGAGGTCGTCGCCGTCGAGCGTCCACCGGACGCTCACGGTGCCGTGCGGGGTGGTCAGTGAGGTCTCGGCCTCGGTCAGACCGCCGCCGGGCTGCGGTGCGACGAGCACGCGGGCGTAGCCGGGTTCCAGGGCCGACAGGCCGCCGACGACGCGGTGCATCCAGTCGGCCACGGCGCCGAGGGCGTAGTGGTTGAAGCTCGTCATCTCGCCCGGGTTGATCGTGCCGTCCGGCAGCATCGAGTCCCAGCGCTCCCAGACCGTCGTCGCACCCATCGTCACCGGGTACAGCCACGACGGGCACTCGCGCTCGAGCAGCAGCCGGTAGGCGTCATCCAGGTGGCCGGTCTGCGTGAGGGCGTCGGTGATGAACGGCGTGCCCGCGAATCCGGTCGAGATGCGGTAGCCGGCCTCGGCGACCAGCTCGGAGAGCCGGGTGCCGGCGAACTCCTCGTCGGCGACGCTGAGCAGCCCGAAGACGATGGCGAGGGCGTACACGGTCGTGCAGTCGCTCTTCACGACGCCGTCGCGCACGTACTCGGCGTTGAAGGCCTGACGCAGGCGCGCGGCCAGGGCCTCGAACTCCGCCTGCTCCTCGGTGCGGCCGAGGAGTTTCGCGGTCTCGGCGACGATCGTCGCCGAGCGGTAGGCGCAGGCCGTCGCGACGACGCCCGTGTCGGCCTTCGCCTTCGCCGGGTCCTCCGGCGGAGCGTCCGGGTCGAGCCAGTCGCCGAACTGGAAGCTGGTGTCCCAGACCCCGGCGGGCGAGAGCAGCGACTCCACCCGACGGACGTGGGCGGCCATCGAGCCGAACTGCCGCCGCAGGACCGCGTCGTCGCCGTACGCCTGGTACAGCGTCCACGGCACCCAGACCGCTGCGTCGCTCCAGATCGCCGTCGAATCGACCGGTCCGAAGTCCGTCGGCTGGTCGATCATCTTCAGGATGTCGGGGATGACGAAGCCGACGATCCCGTCGTGGTGCTGCTGCTCCAGGTCGAGGTCGACCAGCCAGTCCGAGAGGAAGCCGTCGACGTCGTAGAGGAAGGCCGCGGTCGGCGCGAACGCGGCGATGTCGCCCGTCCAGCCGAGACGCTCGTCGCGCTGCGGGCAGTCGGTGGGCACGTCGACGAAGTTGCCGCGCATCCCCCACACCACGTTCTCGTGGAACTGGTTGAGCAGCGGGTCGGAGGTGCGGAACTCGCCGATCCGCGTCAGCTCGGAGCCGATCGCGATCGCCGTCAGGTCCTCCGCCTTCAGCTCGCCCGGCCATCCCTCGATCTCGGCGTAGCGGAAGCCGTGGAAGGTGAACGTCGGCTCGAACTCGTCGACCCCGCCGCTCAGGATGTAGCGGTCGGTGGCTTTGGCGCT is from Leifsonia sp. 466MF and encodes:
- a CDS encoding alpha-L-rhamnosidase; the protein is MSTDTANDTTQNRRDNAMNWHARMIAAGETFDGAPLLRREFALETGHGAVTRATLHLTAHGIVEAWINGRPVSGDLLTPGWSAYEWRLRYADYDVTELLEDTSVLGLALGKGWFGGRLGWAGGGSYYGDSLGAFAQLEVEFADRTTQLVVTDQEWTSGPSAVLANDLYDGETIDARLRDDAWKRPGFSGDGWTGVRELEFDTASLTPYIGPRVTRWAALPVQGITTSPSGKTLVDFGQNLVGWIKLRVQGEAGTEIVVRHAEVLEHGELGTRPLRSAKATDRYILSGGVDEFEPTFTFHGFRYAEIEGWPGELKAEDLTAIAIGSELTRIGEFRTSDPLLNQFHENVVWGMRGNFVDVPTDCPQRDERLGWTGDIAAFAPTAAFLYDVDGFLSDWLVDLDLEQQHHDGIVGFVIPDILKMIDQPTDFGPVDSTAIWSDAAVWVPWTLYQAYGDDAVLRRQFGSMAAHVRRVESLLSPAGVWDTSFQFGDWLDPDAPPEDPAKAKADTGVVATACAYRSATIVAETAKLLGRTEEQAEFEALAARLRQAFNAEYVRDGVVKSDCTTVYALAIVFGLLSVADEEFAGTRLSELVAEAGYRISTGFAGTPFITDALTQTGHLDDAYRLLLERECPSWLYPVTMGATTVWERWDSMLPDGTINPGEMTSFNHYALGAVADWMHRVVGGLSALEPGYARVLVAPQPGGGLTEAETSLTTPHGTVSVRWTLDGDDLTVEAELPDGVEGVLRLPGRDDQTIGAGRTTETTALPAVADVAR